The following nucleotide sequence is from Salvia miltiorrhiza cultivar Shanhuang (shh) chromosome 7, IMPLAD_Smil_shh, whole genome shotgun sequence.
ctttcatttgaaactgttcggataaccacttctttatgtctgataatagctcaacattgttgccaatgaggaggatatcatctacataaagtgcaaggaaaaccacgtcaccattggcatctaaacggtacacgcaactttcgttctcacaacgagtaaatccataggattcaatgacctcgtcaaaacgtttgttccatgacctcgaagcttgcttaagtccataaatggacttcttaagcttccacacaagatgctcttcgcccttcttcacaaacccttcaggttgctgcatatagatgtcccttccttcttcaaggaaaccgtttaggaaagcggtcttgacatccatttaccaaatctcaaggttcatgtgggctgctatggcaaggagtattcggatagacttgagcatggcaaccggcgaaaaggtctcatcataatctataccctgttcctgggtataacctttcgccaccagtctagctttaaaagctgcgacttcgccatccgaatctctctttctcttgtatacccacctactacctatagctaaaaagccatctggtagttcggtcttctcgtatacatccatagcacccatggattctatctcagaaaccatggcctcgtaccaagaatctgcatcctgatctttcatcgcttgtctatagttatcagggtcgacatccttttgttcatcaacaggaagtagatccgaagattctcccaagaacataaatcgatcgggttgaactacaaccctcccactacgacgaagcggtggtggtacagctgtgacaatggtttgtgcagtgtcctgtggtgcattcacttgcacacttggctggggtgatggattcgcctgtccattgccttcgatttcttgaaggacaatctcggacttagacttgtggttatctatataatcctgttccaagaatcgtgcgttggtgctaacaaccactttctgatccttaggattataaaaataaccacctctcgttcccttaggatatcctataaataGCATTAATTCgcatctaggttccaatttctttgcttccttgtctagcacgtatgcaggacaaccccatatctttatatggtgcaggctgggctgacgccctgaccataactcgataggagttttaggaaccgatttggacggtacctgattcagcaaataaaccgctgtttccaaggcatatccccaaaacgagataggcaacgatgcatagctcatcatagatcgtaccatttccataagagttctgtttcttctctccgctacaccgttctgttggggagtacccggtgcagtcaattgggatgtaatccctgaatctgacaagtactgcaagaactcgttcccgaggtattcgccaccgcgatcagaccgcaatgacttgatagatttacccaatctcttctccacttccgccttgaattctttgaatttctcaaagcattcagacttgcgttgaagtaggtaaatatacccatatcttgagtaatcgtcaatgaaagtgacgaaatactcataccctccacgagcctttgtggacatcggtccacacaagtcagagtgaatcaattctaacacatgcgaggccctattccccttagccttaaaaggccttgccgtcatctttccttctatacaggattcgcaggttctaaatggaacagcttgaaagtctttcaagactccatttgaaacgagcctttggatcctatttagattgatgtggcctaaccttaggtgccacgcacgtgtatattgttcatgagaataatacttcctcttatttggatttggaagaatttgtgatgtagatgcaacatggacagagttattcattggacatgtaatagtatagagagagttgttcaaaattccagaacaaataatcttgttatctctcatgatagagacacccccatcaaaagtaacagaatatccattcaaaaacaactttgaaacagaaattatgttccgccgaaactccggcacatataaaatatctctcaaaactaaaatgtcatcaccaaaacataaagataaatctccaatagcaacagctgcgaccttcgacgcattgcccatggagatggtgatctcatcacttgctagctcccttgttggcttgaagctctgcaaggtgtaacaaacatggtcagttgcccccgtatccactacccacgaatgagtagaaaacgaagctaaacatgttttagttactaaaacttgtgacgtaccttgtccctttgccttgagcactggacaatctttcttccaatgcccaaccttgccgcacttgaagcactttcccttggccgttggcttgatcacgccgccggtagggccatctactttggctttaccgctcccactagcttcatggtcatgcttgccctttggacctttccacttctttttcccgcctttcgacgaagaagcagatcccttggcagcaacaaggacctctttcccacggcccatcactccctctgccgcaactagagcattcaacaactcattaagagtgtagttgactttgctcataacgacattgagacggaagttctcaaaggttttggggagagtattgaggatgatatcgaccttggcttcgccttcgataccccctcctagcagatcaagcctgtcaaacaaatttgtcatatgcatgacatgatcgtgcacaggattgccctcgctcatcctacaagacaagatttctctcatcaagttaaagcgagtagacctctcggactccccataaacctccttgaggtttaacatgatggtcaccgcgtcatccatgacctgatgctggagttgcaaagtttgcgacatagtcatcataatatagcacttggccatattattcgacttgtgccaccttttatgcgcctcacgttccgcatcagtcgactcatcagttaaggccgcgggacgtggagtggtaagcacaaaactgtgctcatcagcgtcaagtatgtacataatatggcgtttccattcggtgtaattaggaccgatgagaggattgtttgctagaatgttaataatcggagacatagacatatctgaaagtaaacaattaaacatgtaagaacatgaaacgcatatagttcgtaacaataatattttaaccttttgataaaacaatattaatgaaacctccaacggctcaaagaattctatgtgcaagccacgatgggtggacgtttacacataaactcctcaaccagactattaacctagtcgtttaatttccatacatgtcaacttaaccttttgacaaaggaaattaatagttggcaccttaactagaccatatcattatcaagaagggactccgatggggagttgtatattgtacttgaaatgatatctaagcaatgaccacaatttaaccttgaaaattaaattctcgaaattaacatactcacgcggaccatgtcgctttcaatttaattttcttggttatcttatttaattccattctccaaagtacttgtgaaaactatacaagtaagccacgatgggtggacgtttactgcataactcccactactttaatggtttaaatatttttaatagaaacctcttctgacaaacttatgaaaaacaaatgtgaagtaagccacgatgggtggacgtttactcacattgctaatcactttgtctagagaccgcatgtggaggtctaaaataatttttaattactataaaaattattaaacagcttagtctttttctttcaaaaggtttgttcatgctcaagcacataaacctaaacatacttctctagaacgcaacatgtaaaacatgctcgcagaattctaaaacatgcttaggaaaaagataaacctactatcatgcttgtctaagcgcagttaataaacaaatattaacaagcaaagacgtgcaaaagcaggtaaagagcataagggattaacaaccacgacatgcaaagaacagtaataaaagaattaaaattcttcgtgacccattcgtggaaacccaacatctattctattacaaaataaaatagaaaacaagaaTGGACAaaaaaatgcccaaaaaaatgGCTGGAAAAGCTCTCCAGCCCAGCACTTGGGCCCAAAAAGCGTggcccagccgcccaggcccGTCCAGCAGCTTCCAAAACCGAGTAGCAGCCCAAAGACCCAAAGAAGCAACCCAGCCGCAAGCCCAAACCTTCTCTGGCCCAGACCCGCGAACTGTGCCCGGATCCGCGAACCAGACCCGGATCTGCATCTCCTCTGACCCGCCTGCACCTTCCATTGCTAGGGTTTCGAAACCCTTTCGCGCCGCCTAGGCTTTTCTGCTGCCAAGAGCGGCGCCGCTGGCAGCTTCTCAGATCACCCACACGCAATGACGCCGCCTCCGCCCTGGGAAACCGCCGCCAGCGAGATTGGGGTGGAGATGGAGCGCGATTAAATCGCAGCTGCTCTCCTGCCGGCGACGTCTTCAGCCATCGCTGCTGCTCCGGTGAGCTTTCACCCAACACCAGCGTTGCAGCGCCGCGACTTCCCTCTGTCGCCGCACCCTCCGTCCGCACGCTCTGGCAGTCGAGCCAGTAAGGAACGCCGGAGCGCCCCCAACCGCAGACGCCGAGAACGATTCAGCCACAGAACAGTAGTGCAGCGCTAGAGGGTGCCTCGAAACAGATCTGAGCCTTGCCTTGTCACACCGAACGTGGCTGTCCTTCACCGGACGCGGTGTGTTACGACGGACAGCAGTCCCGGTGTGTTACGCCGAAAAGTCTGAATGCAGCGATTCGTTCCCGTTCTTCGTGTTCTTCGTTTCGTTCTccataattacagattacaacaagaaaaatgaatacaatttgaaaatctaatctaaccacggattttctcgtggtagaaaaacaattacaacgtcaaaacgacgtatcccacgaatcaacaagccacgaagaacaacagcagtaaaaacaacgcacattattaatcgtacataaattaataatagagccaagaaattaatccagggctctgataccaattgaaggaatattaaattgaattaatactcgattgcccgatgatcgtttcttggattattattaattcatcatacaacgattaaatcctaacatgctcctatgaatttaacagctgcacacaggtgttaggaaaacttacttgagaatcggatgcacaggttgttgatgatcgtgtcgaaagactccagctcTGGTCTTCTccactgtatcccgctcaattcccaacgttggatggacaacgagctatggaaattcccaagacagaatgcccactcacgtttcctgcgccccgttatgctctcaaaaccctaatttttatcagtgtattttcctgagagctgacagctgtattttatattaaataaaatacgtAGGGGGCGCTTCTTTCTTGAGGGGAACGATTTCTgtctcttctagggctaggagacattgggccagcccagggaccagatacaaggaataaagatgggcctcaaataaattaatttatctatggtcagcccagaccataattaatttataaatatcagttcattccactagagaaccgatactgacttacccctttattgccggtgatgagtcggggcttgtatttagacttattaaatctccgtatttaaaatatccgacatccattaattaattagagctctgacagcttaaattaattaatctcttaataattccttaagcagtacaactcaaactttattattacgcctgaacttaatcaacctgcagggtttagcgtaataaaccttattgagctccttaaggggatgtcattatcctataccggatacgggtactaatacagataatcaaaaatcatatattaaccgctatcacccaagatacagagtactcgagttagtatataactttcacccatagtaagtcaaagtgatatacgagttaacatatatatctgaatacttattagtattaagatttataagtcaccgagatcttgattcttcacttaagtcagatagaagaatacatctcaaactgtggtcctatcaatacgtaatgacgtaccagtatagacaagtaaccaagacaaactactcccatctatactgcagcctcaagcaataacttgtcctagagttatttcggttgtgatcatattatatctcttaaggttattccaattatatggtcttctgtgatctacaacacaccatataatctacttatacagagataaagaacatacatatgcaatcatgaacacaatcagataggagataagaatagtgaaaacaggaatcattgtatacaagcataaagttcttgctttcagtatacaaatccaacacggCAGCCATGGATGATACGGAATTTCGAAGACGAAGGTAGTATGAAGCGGAAAGGGGAAATAATAAAAGATCGCTGGGAAAAAGAGCACACTACGGAAAAAAATAGAGGAGGGAAAAAGCGGGTACCTGGTCAGACCTAGCGGCAGGGAGGGCAGGAAGAAGAGGGGGACGACCGGCGAGAAAGaggagaagattgaagaaaagatgaaaCAGCAGAGAGCgtaagggaaaaagaagaagaaaagaagaggaGGATGATAAGTATTTATAAGAGACGAGAATTTAAAAGGTCGGAAGAGAGGGAAATCATTAGGGCTAACACGGGCCCAGAAAAAGAAGGGCCCAGATTACATCACAAAACGACGGTTGGAAATGGAGGGCTCAGATTAAATAGCGGCTGTGAAAGGACACGTACGGGGAACAGTGAAGGTGTCAGGCGTTAAATGAGGAAACGTCACAGACAAGGAAAACCCTGCGCTGATGAGAACGTGCCAGAAGTCTAGTGCAGCTACAAAAATTCAAAACTCTCTTTTCGTAGACtagggggggagtagctgatgaggagtaaggatctcatcagccACCCTACTCCAGAAATATCGAATCAGCAGTGCAAACCTAAGCCGGTGCAGACTAAGAAAGGAACTGATCTAGACTCTAGGCACACTTGGCTCGGAGGAGCGGAGTTGCGTCATACAATTGTCAAAGCAAGATAGCGGCGCAGATGAAAGTCGGCGCAGACCAGAAGAGTCAGTACGACATTAAAGCAACATCCGGAGAAGATTCAAAGAAAGAAGCAGCGCCGATGGGAATAAAGACTAAAAGAGCTGCGCGGACAAGACAAAGAGATAACACACATGAAGGGCCCAAGTACACCCTATATAAAGAGCAGCGTAGACGAAGTTCCACCCCGATTAAAGTCAACACAGACAAAAGCTCGACCTGATAAAGTCAGCGCAGAAAAAGAATGAAAGCAACCAAGGTCGAAAGCTTGGAAAGACCATGTGTTCAACGTAAAGCTGCAAAGTAGTTAGGAAAGTTTGTTAGAAGATAGAGAATCATTCACGTACACCGCATGTGGAGCGCGTGAATGCCTTGTAAAGACccttttacccttcgccctaatgtaattCTATAAATACTCCTTGTAACTCATTATAGTGGACACGCAAAATTACTTTAAGGAATTTATCTGCAAGTTAATTTCAAGCAAGTTTTTCTCTCATACTGCTACACAGGTTAATCCGACTTCCCTTTCCGGCCTATTTAGATCTAGGTTTGATTGTTGAGCTTCACCAGAAAGGTAGCCCAAGACGCCGCGTCAAAAGGGATATTGCTCTCCCGAGCCTTCAAAAACACGTTAAAGTAAAGTAACGATTTAATAGACATAAACccattgaaataaaatttaaaatgtaaagtTACCAGATGCTCAGCATGATCCAGAGCGCTACGCGACCCCCCATGATGGATAGCCATCCCTGTACCAACACCGCAAAGCTCAGAACGGCGATTCCTAGACGCCTGTCCAGACCTTACCTGAGTCTCAGGCAATGCCCAATAAGCCCTCCAAGCAGCCTCAACAATAGGATTGAGATAATCAATCTTCTTTTTGTGCACTAGGAGGGTTTTCTTGCATGCACAAATGTAATCCTTATATGCCACTCGAGCCTCTGAGATCCACGCCTTCTTAATTTGCTGCCTGGTATATTTATCTTCTTGCCAACAAAATGCTTTCTGTTTAAAGTTATTGAAAATAACAGTAAAATTAGTATTTGTGAGTGTTCATTTAGCATAAGacataattatatattagatgaTTATACCTCAAATTCTTCGAAGTACACGTCCTTCATCTCCTCAGTCAAATTCTTCCAATTCGTGCCACTTTCATGTGGCATACCTTGGAAGCTATCAGTAGCCCTAGCCCGAATAGGTTCACTCGGCCTCAAAACACTTAGAAATTTGAAACTTCGATTAGAATTAATGTTTATTAAATTTGGAAGTAAattgatatatattattaaacaGACCTACCATGAAGATGCACCCATGTGCGCCCATCAGTAGCAACACCAGTCGGTATAGCCTCCGTGGGCGGCGTCACGGACACGTCCGGATCGTCGGTCGAATGCGTAGATCCGGATCGGCCAGAAGTAGACATCTATATGATaatttgaagtgattaattcATTAGTTCCAATAAGGATTGTAGACTAAATTAATACATAAGttgacaaatatatatatttactcaatCAGAATCAGAATTTGAAGACTCGGGTGAGTCTAAAGGAATGCTTTCATTGTTaatttcatcatcttcatcatcatctaTCTCCACCTCGCCTCCAAGTGGGTGAATAATTGTTGGGATGTCATCTATAGTCGTTGGAGATATTCTGCCTATGACTTCCTCTTGAAACGGCAAAGATGTTGTTGGAATTTCAGTTGTGGAAACTTCAACAACTGGCCTTGCTTTCACTTTACAAGCAGCCAACCAATTCCTtctattgttatttttactagAAAAAGAGGAATAATAAACTTGTATAGCTTGATCGGCAAGGATAAAGGGTTCATATTTGGAATAACGACGATTTCTGTTGACTGAAACCAAATTGAAGTTAAGGTCAACTTCAGTTCCACTTCCAATCTCAGGGTCGAACCACTCACATTTGAACAATGTTGTTGTTTTCTTTGGCAGCCCAGGATATTCTAAAACAACAACCTCGGACAGACGACCATAGTAATCCACTATTATCGGTTGATTTCTTAGAGCCATAAGCAACCGTATGAAATTTGAAGCCATTGACAAAATATCCTTGGTATGTAGAAACTCTTTGCAAAGGTCCCAATGACAAATGATGCAAAAAAGAATTGAGTATTCGATTTCTTGGATTCGAGGCCTATTATTGagacaaaatatttaatcaacAACAATTCAAGGAGGATTTGAACCCTATTAACAAAGAGATAACTTACATAAGATTTGAACCATGATGGAAATTCATTCTCAAGAATAATTTGAAATTGGTTGGATGAAAGATGTGGATAGTTGGCTTTCATTTCATCCTCGAACAACCTATTAAGAGTTTTCATATTAGTTAAAATTTAAGTTTAtgcaataaaataataagaatataCCCTATGTAGGTTTCTGTGACCTCTGGGCAATTATTTAGCACGTACAAATGAGCAGCAGTGTGCTCCTTAGGATCCAGAAATCTAGTTGTCATCTTTCCAAATGGTCTCCCACCATATTTGAAAACAGACAACATATCACGATGCATAGCAACACCACTAGATAGCCCACTACCTTCAAAGTTTCGAGGTACATTTCGTTACTTTGTCTTAACATGATCTTTAAAGTAATAAGAACAAAATGTTGTAGCTTCTTCCACAAGGTAAGCATTTGTAATTGATCCTTCAACTTTGGCTTTGTTTTTAACCGTTTTCTTCAACTTTCCCAAATACCTCTCAAATGGATACATCCATCTATACTGCATAAGGCCTGTCATCAATGCCTCATCGGCGAGATGAATTGGTAGATGTTCCATAGAGTCAAAGAAACTTGGAGGGAAGATTCTTTCTAACTTACAAAGAATAACAGAAATGTTTTGTTGCATCAGAAGAAGATTGTCCACTTGAATAGAAGGTGATGTCAAATCTTTGAAAAAGAGACAAAGATCTGTGATTGCTTTCCATACATTGATTGGAAGAAGTTCTTTTAATGCGACCGGCAACACTCGTTGCATCATCACGTGGCAATCATGACTCTTCATGCCAAACATTTGAAGTGTACTCAGGTTGACACATCTACCCAATGAGGATACATAGCCATCAGGAAATTTAAGACCTTCAATCCAcgtaagtaaaaaaaaaattcatcattaTCAAGCATATAACATGCTTTAGGATAATTTCCTGTTTTTTCATTGGCTTGTAACTCGGGTCTGCGACAGAACCTATTCAATTCTTCACGAGATTTGCTCGTATCCTTTGTTTTGCCTTTAGTGTTCATAATGGTGTTGAAAATGTTATCAAAGACATTCTTTTCAATGTGCATAACGTCAAGATTATGACGTATAAGCAATGAACTCCAATACGGCAAATCCCAAAATATACTTTTTTTCCTCCAACCGGACTCATAAGATCTCTGTCGTCTAGCTATCCGCAATCTAGTCTCTTCAACTGTCAACTCTGTTAATTTTTTAATGCTCAATCCCTCAATCTCCGCCAACACCTGATGCCCATTTTTGGTTTGTGGAGGACCTTTTTTTACTTGAGAATTTTTAACAAATGCAGTTTTGTTGCGCCGAAAAGGATGATCGGGGGATAAAAACCTCCTATGACAGTCAAACCAAGATTGCTTACCACTCAAAGGTAATCTAAAAGAATCTGTATCATCAAGACAACGTGGACATGCCAATCTACCAGCTGTACTCCAACCAGAAAGCATTGAATAGGCGGGGAAGTCACTAATTGTCCACAAAAGTGCAGCACGCATTTggaaattatttttcaatgataTGTCATACGTTTGGACACCGACTTCCCAAAGATGAGACAACTCGGCAATTAGCGGttgaagaaaaacatcaatCATATCCTTTGGATTGTGTGGGCCAGGAACAACAGCAGTGAGAAATATGTGTTGTTCTCTCATGCACATCCAAGGAGGAAGATTGTATGGGGTAAGTAGGATTGGCCATGAGGAATATTGTTTATCAAAACTATTGAATGGCGCGAATCCGTCAGTACAAAGCCCCAATCTTACATTTCTAACTTCAACCGTAAAATCAGGAAATGTTTGGTCGAAATGTTTCCATGCAGGTGAGTCTGCAGGGTGTCTCATCACACCATCATTAACTGATGTAGCATGCCATCGCATATCTGCTGCTGTTGCTTTAGATGCATATAATCTTTGCAATCTTGGGGTGATTGGAAAGTAATGCATCTGACTGACTGCAACTAGACGTCGTTGGCGACTACCACTAGCCCCAGAAGATTCTTTATAACGTTTTGCATCGCAAAACTTACACTCATGCAAGTCATCATCATCCCCCCAAAAGAGCATGCAGTTATTGCGACAACAATCTATCCTTTCAACTGGCAAACCCATCCCACGAAGTAATTTCTTAGCACTGTAGAAATCTCCTGTGACTAAATTATCTTCGGGAACTACTTCCTTAATCAACTCCAAAATTTGATCGAAGCATCGCTCTGACATattattctcaaattttaaactCATCAATCGAGCTACAAGAGATAGTTGGGTATGAGTTTTACAGCCAGGCCA
It contains:
- the LOC130994128 gene encoding uncharacterized protein LOC130994128; protein product: MHGEALVQVPDVARRFVTNEQDTEVNRYETMVMDVATAQFHNVDDLIEETPNPAAQHLYDMLKASDRELWPGCKTHTQLSLVARLMSLKFENNMSERCFDQILELIKEVVPEDNLVTGDFYSAKKLLRGMGLPVERIDCCRNNCMLFWGDDDDLHECKFCDAKRYKESSGASGSRQRRLVAVSQMHYFPITPRLQRLYASKATAADMRWHATSVNDGVMRHPADSPAWKHFDQTFPDFTVEVRNVRLGLCTDGFAPFNSFDKQYSSWPILLTPYNLPPWMCMREQHIFLTAVVPGPHNPKDMIDVFLQPLIAELSHLWEVGVQTYDISLKNNFQMRAALLWTISDFPAYSMLSGWSTAGRLACPRCLDDTDSFRLPLSGKQSWFDCHRRFLSPDHPFRRNKTAFVKNSQVKKGPPQTKNGHQVLAEIEGLSIKKLTELTVEETRLRIARRQRSYESGWRKKSIFWDLPYWSSLLIRHNLDVMHIEKNVFDNIFNTIMNTKGKTKDTSKSREELNRCVNLSTLQMFGMKSHDCHVMMQRVLPVALKELLPINVWKAITDLCLFFKDLTSPSIQVDNLLLMQQNISVILCKLERIFPPSFFDSMEHLPIHLADEALMTGLMQYRWMYPFERYLGKLKKTVKNKAKVEGSITNAYLVEEATTFCSYYFKDHVKTK